A window of Plodia interpunctella isolate USDA-ARS_2022_Savannah chromosome 3, ilPloInte3.2, whole genome shotgun sequence genomic DNA:
AATTTGAACCTGTCTATTTCCTACAGATGTCTACTAAATACAGCACTATGCTTGTTCCTAGCATTAGGATATAAATtagtgattttgttttttattttgcataccTATTATCATTCTTATCAGATTCCtagaagtattaaaaataaatattttttactcactTTTCGGTCAAATATTGAGTTGTCCAATAAAGGACTTCGCCCGGCAACTCTGATTCCGTTATGGTGTATCCAGCGATGTGAACTGGTAGCTGGTCTTCAGGATTCACAGTAGcagcaaaattttcaaaaaacacgCGATAGGACGTCAAATAATCTTCTTTATCTCCCattttaaacagtttattGAGGTCAACAAAATTACTAAGGATTATTCACGTAAGCTATCGATCAACAAACCCTTGTTATGATTACAAAATCTTAACTGagcttaaatattacaataatgttaaaaaaaaattatgcacTGTTACACGTAAtcctaaaatattagtttataaaaataaagaatacagTTCGGTTTTAGCTCAGGTTttgtaaaattcaaaacattaaATTCACATCTCGCTCACACATGTCACTTCCATCCATTAAACACACCCGTTTGTTCAGAATTCGGATAAAATATTCtccttgaaatatttataattatgtacaaatgGATTGGTTTATATAAAAAGCACAATGTcttcgaaatttaatttaaaataccttaCATTGACTTACATTACACATtactatgtacctattaattgcctctcaaaatattttcattgaaataattatccTATCTTATTTCAGAACGGATCCGTACATCACTATTACACACTATAGTCAATCGATTTAAATCGATATGTTACTCGCTCGCTTCGCCACCCCAATTAcatgttgttttattatttaccagCTTAATTGCCAATTGTTGCCCACATCTTTACCTGAGGTAGTCTATTTTTGATCTCGGttgataaaactatatatattccaaatttcatcaaaatcggccaagCAGTTTAACTAAATAGTCAATGAATATATGGGGTTTAACCATTCAAGCGTGAGTCACTGCGTGactgactttcgcatttataatattagtacagatggatattataattaatgacattgaaagtaatattttcGTAAGAACTACTTATTTCCATACTTTGGAACAATATAGCTCGGaaccgtaaaaaaattgttttacactgaacaaaaatttgtcaCATACAGATAAAGAAAACTACAGGCGACGAGCCAAAGaagatagaaataatttatttgaagcaCAAAACATAGAGAGAGATCTTTCGTCATCATTTAAGTACAACTTCTGGGCCCATCTCATGCAAAGCGACAGATTGAACGTTGTAAAACCGGGCAAACGATTAGGGACAAAGGACAATACcgtttctttaaatatatttaaaatataatttatttttcttgtaagaAGAAAATATGACGAAGTCATTACatacaatgtataaatatgttcTCTGTCTACGGCCTGTTCGGACTTCCAGAGTCCAGACTATCGTATAGCTAGTAATCACCTTTTTGCGCTTTACACTAATCAGAATCCAAAccggttttaaaaaaaaacggactattttttttatctactttagttttttatttacttcatctATTATAATTCGATTCTATCCGTATCGATATTCATTTCACTTCATACctatataatctgtgacaTAGACCGTGACATGTGACAGATGTCACTTtgacttttaataaaaaaaatattgggatACCAACTTCAAACTATTTCCCATAAATATAggaatctaaaaataaaagagaaaggtgtattaaaaaaatataatttatcagagCCAAAGGTGATCAGAGCATTAGTAGAAAAGATGATGGATGATTATTGGGAATTAACTTGGAAATTCCTAATCTTACCACGTGTCTGCCTTGGCGCGGTATGCTATTTTGCTATCgatgtaataattatgaaaataattaagacaACGCATGTTACGCTACGTACCTACCCTTATGTCTACCTTGTTTTCAACGAGACAAAagacataattttaacatatctAATTGATTAGGGATTTGATGAAAGAGTTGGTAACTTCTCAATATCACTCATATTCTCAcaacaacaatatttgtgTTACGAACTGGTGTAGAAAGATAAAATAGGTAAACTACTCTTCATTCGtttctttttatgtaagtacctaggtaggtatctaAACTTGAATTATTACTATGTACTATGTATCTATCCTTAATTTCATCGTACTTTTGATAAACCTTTAGAATTATCTCCCCaaatctttaattattatcattatacgtgattgatataaaaaattatcatattttctttcagaTAAAGTCGCCAACAGGGCACGGTAGTCTTTTATAAAAAGTGCTAACGATACTAcctattacattttttgaaacattttataatgcCATCCATACCTGGAAAATATCAAcactataaaaatgaaaatattgacgATTATTTTGCAGCCGTTGGTGAGTATAACAAATTAGATCAACCTTATTCATGAccaatcatttttttatctggTGTTATTGAAAAACCTAAGACTAgagacaaataattatatttttgtacttctTTTGAGCTTACCTACTTTATTGTGAGAAATTAGAtcagttttgtaaaatttagaaatatacttttgtcagtacattttattataaaaatattcttatataattataaatgaggGCATTTTTGTGAAGGTTGTCtcaaggaaaatattttcaacttcACTATTCAATGTATTTAGTGTACAAAATTGATGTTTTCTGAGTAAAGGGAGTAAGAATTTtaacttactttttttaaaatttcaggaGTACCTTACATGGGAAGAAAAATGATGTCAATGTCATCACCTTTAATGGAAATAACTTTAGATGGAGATATAATGACTATCAAGAACACTTCATTGTTACGAAATGTGCAACATTCCTTTAAGCTTGGAGAAGAATATGAAGAACATATGCCTAATACTACAATCAAAGTGGGTATAGTCAATAATAGTCTTTAGGTAGACTTGTTATGGCTGTGTATCggataatcttttttttttcaagttatgTGGTGTACTTACATCCTCCTATTTCAGAGTTTTTAATAGGCACCTATCATTTGCTTTATAATTACCAATAGAATGCCTTTTCATATCTGCAATACTAAATTAGTATCAAggtatcaaataatatttatatattttttagagcAAAACAGTCATCACAAGTGACAATGAATTGGTGACTGAGTCAGTAATACCAGAGAATGGTGCCAAATGTGGACGGCATTATGTTTTCTCTGATGAAGGATGTGTTattgtaagtacttttttagtgttttgtatgtaaggtacaatttatttacttactaatgataattattttacctgATGTCGTTTTCACAATGATTGTGGGATGGTGACTGAATCAAGGTGATTGAGCCTGTAATGTCTTGGGTAAGAAAAGCATATTCCAAAAACTGGCCCAGTGAAGGCCCTAGGGTAGTATTAACTTCTGGGTAGATAACTTAATTCTTCatgttcataaaatatgttttatataagtagcataatttgataattaaaGTAGAAATCTGAGTAACAACCTTCAAAAATTTCAGTTGatttgttacataaaaaatatccattcAATAAAACTGAGCACCTAATTTCCCCCTATTGTATATGGACATATTAGTTAAAACATCAAAAAcgaatgtttaatttattttcagactcTTACGCATGAAAAAGCAGCACAACCTGGAAAGAGATATTACAACAGACTAAAATAAGCATCAATTGTTGTTAGGAACAACAACATAAAACCATAAAACGCTTTGATCttgaacaatttatataaaatttttggttgggaaattttacttaatgtaAGAAGTGTTATACCTATTGTAAGAAGACTGACATGTAAATATAGACTTATTTAcatccaaataaaaatgtgtttattttatataaaacaatgaattTTCTTCTCTGGATTTGGGTTTCACATAGACTTAGAAAGGGCCCCGCGCCTGGGTTTTCAATCCGACTCAGTTTTACTaagcatattatatatataataggtactaaGTAGGTTTATGAAGTAATTGTATCTATGGAtatttgaccgagcgagcgaagtctATCATTCTACttggagtaaaaaaaaatttttttgtatgtatgtttgcaaTATCAtttgaaccgttggtctgattttgatgaaattcaaaagatacctatgtaggatctgccaatgaaatatttaagttcGTAGGGCATCATAATCGGTTGtggtttttgaaaaattcacaattttgtaaaacaatattgtgttcgcgaggtctaagttcacGGCGAACGACTAGTTATGAGAAATCTATACACTTATTTTCAGTACACATTTAAAGACGCATAAGAAAATTTggcaaaatttacaatttcccTCTCAAAAACAGCAAAATGCTATAACAAAAATAGGATCACCGGTACTGGTAGCAAGATTGGTAATACGATTTCCAGAAATACTAGGAgaccgtcctggcttcgctcggggaAAACTATCATATAATTATGctattatatctataattatgcacctaaaccacagtataataaagagtattagcgtaaaccttcctcaggaatcatctattataaaacccgcatcaaagtGCTTCCcctataaacaaaattatactaatCTATGTGAGATCAATACTATTTtaggaataatatatataatggcAACAATTTTGCTGTAGATGTCATTATCTTATCGTACACACGCACCCTGTCACCATTGACatttagtattaataaatttcattgtttTGAATGTTGTTTTAGCGAACGGTTTAGTGCAGTTTTGTGGCGTCC
This region includes:
- the LOC128683487 gene encoding fatty acid-binding protein-like, with the translated sequence MPSIPGKYQHYKNENIDDYFAAVGVPYMGRKMMSMSSPLMEITLDGDIMTIKNTSLLRNVQHSFKLGEEYEEHMPNTTIKSKTVITSDNELVTESVIPENGAKCGRHYVFSDEGCVITLTHEKAAQPGKRYYNRLK